From Paenibacillus graminis, a single genomic window includes:
- a CDS encoding YmaF family protein, with protein sequence MEIPITGFVMHSHGPDFEHSHKLFINSWDGRPVNFHVHPFKGNTSVDDGHYHHYAGVTEPAPSGVPHVHNYYAETSFNDQHTHLIRGTTGPAIPLTGGGHYHHFEGYTTINGRVPHAHRYSGNTGDEKEYRQ encoded by the coding sequence ATGGAAATACCAATAACAGGTTTTGTTATGCATTCCCATGGTCCCGATTTCGAACATTCGCACAAACTTTTTATTAATTCTTGGGATGGAAGACCCGTTAATTTTCATGTTCATCCATTTAAAGGAAATACCTCGGTTGATGATGGGCATTACCACCACTACGCTGGAGTAACAGAACCAGCCCCAAGCGGTGTTCCGCATGTTCATAATTATTATGCAGAAACATCCTTTAACGATCAACATACGCACTTAATTAGGGGAACTACAGGACCAGCAATACCCTTGACAGGCGGTGGTCATTACCATCACTTTGAAGGATATACAACAATAAACGGTAGAGTTCCACACGCCCATCGGTACAGTGGAAATACTGGAGATGAGAAAGAGTACCGACAGTAA